In the Amblyraja radiata isolate CabotCenter1 chromosome 13, sAmbRad1.1.pri, whole genome shotgun sequence genome, one interval contains:
- the pde6d gene encoding retinal rod rhodopsin-sensitive cGMP 3',5'-cyclic phosphodiesterase subunit delta yields the protein MSSKEDRAMEILKGFKLNWMNLRDAETGKILWQGTEDLSLPGVEHEARVPKKILKCKAVSRELNFSSSEQMEKFRLEQKVFFKGQCLEEWFFEFGFVIPNSTNTWQSLIEAAPESQMMPANVLTGNVVIETKFYDDDLLVSTSKVRLFYV from the exons ATGTCTTCGAAGGAAGACAGGGCCATGGAGATATTGAAGGGCTTCAAGCT TAACTGGATGAATCTGCGTGATGCTGAGACAGGGAAGATCTTGTGGCAGGGTACGGAAGATCTCTCGCTACCGGGAGTGGAACATGAAG CACGGGTTCCTAAAAAGATCCTGAAATGTAAAGCTGTCTCAAGAGAATTAAACTTTTCTTCATCTGAACAGATGGAAAAATTCAGGCTAGAACAAAAAGTTTTCTTCAAAGGGCAGTGCTTAGAAG aATGGTTTTTTGAATTTGGGTTTGTCATCCCTAACTCAACAAACACTTGGCAATCGTTAATAGAAGCCGCTCCAGAGTCTCAAATGATGCCAGCTAATGTTTTAAC tggtaatgtagtcatagagaccAAATTCTATGACGATGACCTCCTCGTAAGTACTTCCAAAGTCAGACTTTTCTACGTCTGA